Proteins found in one Bartonella krasnovii genomic segment:
- the addB gene encoding double-strand break repair protein AddB, whose product MTYKPHVFSISSGTAFLPHFVDALLSGTLIDNFALNGDIQTALADSLIYVPTRRAARALRLAFVERSDTQSTFLPTIRALGDVDEDSFLFVENHTSALDPPIGESERLLFLARLIRPWRENLPAHLRAMFGTEDVLIPAHSADALWLAQDLAHLMDEIETEGADWSKLKDIAPDMVAEWWQITLDFLTIVTQNWPQILKERKRSNPAEWRNQALTMHAEILRRAQSDKPIIAAGVSGSIPAVSHLLKVIASLPKGAVVLPGLDFHMDEEQWNALGTSNKEKTACVSFDHAENVFSHPQYHLKKLLTLMECQRSHVCEIGQQSTTKKRRMALLSEALRPASTTDKWIQIVRDDYEELCADWSFIEAINEREEALAIAVALRKAIENPKKTAALITNDRNLARRVAAELQRFGIEANDSGGIPLAQTLPVMLLRLILENILQPDDPIVFLSLLKHPLTTLQQNRHRLREMAENFELFVLRGNTGRINLFECDQFLEKWIETYSHDHFEMNALEQQKFEEARFLCHLLKKAVEPLTSLMRQEKECTVNEAVIATVEVFENFGRNEDNSLAHLYQHEEGQALSNFLRELVSDQSGLTFHLSEWPAMFSALIATRSVTPSPGGHPRLFIWGTLESRLQTVDTVVIGGLNEGSWPISTRNDAFLSRPMKMMLTLEPPEQRIGLSAHDFQWAMGMDKVVMSRALRVNHTPSIPSRWLQRIETVVGKKVWKQIRARGEILLYWTKMLDHTSVNSEVKRPCPVPPLDMRPRHFSVTEIETLRYDPYAIYAKKILRLKPLKALIHDPSAIERGILYHAILAAFCTQIKNPNAENALNVLLSIGRKEFDKFNFPPDIETVWWNNFENLAPFLIQWEQSLGQRKRYAEVVSQKIPIGTTGVTLSGRADRLDVLPDKTVEILDFKTGTPPSSKQVRELLFPQLALEAALLMEGAFPDFQDLTPSNLFYVPLNGKGEIKSQSILLKEKEEKTYLSAVNLGEIAWRNLIALITYYQNPQQGYLSHAVPIEKRYEGDYDHLARLWEWSIGFYKEE is encoded by the coding sequence ATGACCTATAAACCACATGTTTTTTCTATTTCTTCTGGAACAGCTTTTTTGCCTCACTTTGTTGATGCATTGCTCTCTGGTACCCTTATTGATAATTTTGCTCTCAATGGAGATATTCAAACAGCTCTTGCCGATAGCCTTATTTATGTTCCGACACGTCGTGCGGCTCGCGCTTTGCGCTTAGCCTTTGTTGAAAGAAGCGATACACAATCAACTTTCTTGCCAACCATTCGTGCTCTAGGAGATGTCGATGAAGACAGTTTTCTTTTTGTTGAAAATCATACCAGCGCTCTCGATCCACCCATTGGAGAAAGTGAACGCCTGTTATTTTTAGCGCGTCTTATTCGTCCATGGCGTGAAAATTTGCCTGCACATCTGCGTGCCATGTTTGGTACGGAAGATGTGCTTATTCCGGCTCATAGTGCCGATGCACTTTGGCTTGCTCAAGATTTAGCACATTTGATGGATGAAATTGAAACAGAAGGAGCAGACTGGTCAAAACTTAAAGATATTGCTCCTGATATGGTCGCTGAATGGTGGCAAATAACGCTCGATTTTTTAACGATTGTGACACAAAATTGGCCACAAATCTTAAAAGAAAGAAAACGAAGTAATCCCGCTGAATGGCGTAATCAAGCACTTACAATGCATGCAGAGATTTTACGACGCGCACAATCTGATAAGCCTATCATTGCGGCTGGTGTATCAGGTTCTATCCCTGCAGTTTCTCATCTTTTAAAAGTTATAGCCTCTCTACCCAAAGGGGCAGTTGTTCTTCCGGGTCTTGATTTTCATATGGATGAAGAACAATGGAATGCACTTGGCACAAGCAATAAAGAAAAAACAGCGTGTGTTTCTTTTGATCATGCAGAAAATGTTTTTAGCCATCCTCAATATCATTTAAAAAAACTTCTAACTCTCATGGAGTGTCAACGTAGCCATGTTTGTGAAATTGGCCAACAGAGCACAACAAAGAAAAGGCGAATGGCGCTTTTATCAGAAGCACTCCGGCCAGCTTCTACGACGGACAAATGGATACAAATTGTCCGTGATGATTATGAAGAACTTTGTGCAGATTGGTCATTTATTGAAGCGATAAATGAACGTGAGGAAGCTTTGGCTATCGCTGTCGCTTTACGAAAAGCTATTGAAAACCCCAAAAAAACCGCAGCCCTTATTACAAATGACCGTAATTTAGCCCGCCGTGTTGCTGCGGAGTTACAGCGGTTTGGCATTGAAGCAAATGATTCAGGGGGAATACCACTTGCACAAACATTGCCTGTAATGCTTTTGCGACTGATCTTAGAAAATATTTTGCAACCCGATGACCCCATTGTTTTTCTTTCTCTTCTTAAACATCCACTGACAACACTCCAACAAAACCGTCATCGCTTACGCGAAATGGCAGAAAATTTTGAACTTTTTGTACTTCGAGGAAATACAGGGCGCATCAATCTTTTTGAATGTGATCAATTCCTTGAAAAATGGATTGAAACATATTCCCATGATCATTTTGAAATGAACGCCCTTGAGCAGCAGAAGTTTGAAGAAGCACGTTTTCTGTGTCATCTTTTAAAGAAAGCTGTTGAACCTTTAACCTCTCTCATGAGACAAGAGAAAGAATGCACCGTCAATGAAGCTGTCATAGCAACTGTCGAAGTTTTTGAGAATTTTGGTCGCAATGAGGATAATTCTCTTGCTCATCTTTATCAACACGAAGAAGGACAAGCCCTATCAAATTTTTTGCGTGAATTGGTCAGTGATCAATCAGGATTAACATTTCATCTGAGCGAATGGCCTGCTATGTTTTCTGCATTGATTGCAACGCGTTCTGTCACACCTTCACCTGGAGGACATCCACGTTTATTCATCTGGGGTACTTTGGAATCACGTTTGCAAACGGTTGATACAGTGGTCATCGGTGGTCTTAATGAAGGTTCATGGCCGATATCAACCCGAAATGATGCTTTTTTATCGCGACCGATGAAAATGATGTTAACTCTGGAACCACCAGAGCAGCGTATTGGCCTTTCTGCGCATGATTTTCAATGGGCTATGGGAATGGATAAAGTGGTTATGAGTCGCGCGTTGCGGGTTAATCATACTCCTTCTATTCCCTCACGTTGGCTACAACGTATAGAAACAGTTGTAGGAAAAAAGGTTTGGAAACAAATTCGTGCACGAGGTGAAATACTCCTCTATTGGACCAAGATGCTTGATCATACAAGTGTAAATTCTGAAGTGAAACGTCCTTGCCCTGTACCACCTCTTGATATGCGTCCGCGTCATTTTTCAGTCACTGAAATAGAAACATTGCGGTATGATCCTTATGCTATTTATGCCAAAAAAATCTTACGGCTCAAACCCCTTAAAGCATTGATTCATGACCCGAGCGCTATTGAGCGTGGAATACTTTATCACGCTATTCTTGCTGCTTTTTGCACACAAATAAAAAATCCAAATGCTGAAAATGCACTCAATGTTCTGCTTTCTATTGGACGTAAAGAATTTGATAAATTCAATTTTCCACCTGATATTGAAACAGTCTGGTGGAATAATTTTGAAAATCTTGCTCCATTTCTAATTCAATGGGAACAAAGTTTAGGACAACGAAAGCGGTATGCTGAAGTGGTCTCACAAAAAATACCTATAGGGACAACAGGAGTAACTCTTTCAGGACGGGCTGATCGCCTTGATGTCTTGCCAGACAAAACGGTTGAAATTCTAGATTTTAAAACTGGAACTCCTCCTTCATCAAAACAAGTTCGTGAATTATTATTTCCACAATTGGCTTTAGAGGCAGCTTTGCTGATGGAAGGAGCATTTCCAGATTTTCAAGATCTTACCCCCTCAAATTTATTTTACGTTCCCCTGAACGGAAAAGGTGAAATTAAATCTCAATCTATTCTTTTAAAGGAAAAAGAAGAAAAAACTTATCTCAGTGCAGTTAATCTTGGTGAAATTGCATGGAGAAATCTTATTGCCCTTATAACGTATTATCAAAATCCTCAACAAGGCTATCTCTCACATGCTGTTCCCATTGAAAAACGATATGAAGGTGACTACGACCATTTAGCACGGTTGTGGGAATGGTCAATTGGTTTTTATAAAGAAGAGTAA
- the addA gene encoding double-strand break repair helicase AddA — translation MSFFSIPEAALDAQATATHPQKNVWVSANAGSGKTHVLSERVIRLLLNGTPPARILCLTYTRAAAAVMQSRIFRTLSSWNELDDAKLQETLTRFENRPVNTQKLIYARQLFARALETPGGLKIQTIHAFCESLLHQFMLEANIAGHFELPDDISRKKLQQESRRQLLARRDVQPALQQLLQVISEHTFNQLLYEAVEKQHKLSSFLSSLLSENGEEKLRALFNLAPSETNQCLLEQIQQTARLPLYALKHCETNGSQRLKEMVEKFSQLGEMHDETNILKIVSDIYFKTKGEPRNFSHLFRKKSDEIWPFIQQMLEDKQNKLSVLLEKYQCAKVATLNMAAFQLCAVYLEIYTNLKKANGLLDFDDLIERTLHLLQRKGASQWVHYKLDQGLDHILLDEAQDTNPEQWQIIQLLAQEFFSGYSQRTNIRTLFAVGDEKQSIYSFQGAAPENFAVNGRIIQKKVQQTNQQFEKIQLHYSFRSTADVLKSVDLVFETPENYKGLSAENTKTVHEAIRVHSPGEVVIWDAISKETSEFPHDWYLSVDHLDTPEVRLAEKIAETIAGWLQKGEMLPAKGRLIRASDIMILVRKRDKFVSALSRALKQLNIPVAGADRLQLTKHISIRDLMALARFVLQPQDDLSLACVLKSPLFAFCEEELYQLAAHRTGSLWQSLSTHASLKASFKDAFEKLNHYRSLVDKIPVFEFYSHILNNDKGRQKILSRLGSEANDVLDAFMDYTLNIQKTGLPGLQAFLETLSASEPEIKREFEQNNEEIRIMTVHAAKGLEAAVVFLVDPGSAIWHPQHAPHLLKVSLDNAQENGQQAFVWRPNEKFDTKLSKKAISHLKERAEEEYRRLLYVGMTRAEDRLFICGYKGKKTPSDTWLQLVKNALEPHAVAIKGPTEDISAWRYCITSSSAAPINQEVAFAESQDLPPLPTFFSHKVSAEPVLPKPLKPSLASLSIEADRDLSSNPKQLFTSPVLGEINTNRAFSIEYGHLIHRLLQYLPDCPPQKRQDYARDYLNIKASHWEESQREDALRHVWKMLDHVYLKPLFSEHSRAEVPLMGIVKIRGKEQVVSGQIDRLYITQDSIIFADFKTGYPPENEAAIAPHYWLQMALYRKLLQAIHPDKDVQALLVYSKEAKIFKLPPEKLEAFLNEIAL, via the coding sequence ATGAGTTTTTTTTCTATTCCTGAAGCCGCTCTTGATGCACAAGCAACGGCAACACATCCCCAAAAAAACGTGTGGGTTTCTGCAAATGCTGGATCTGGAAAAACCCACGTTTTAAGTGAACGTGTTATTCGGTTGCTTTTAAACGGCACGCCTCCAGCACGTATTTTATGCCTTACTTATACAAGAGCTGCTGCGGCTGTTATGCAATCACGAATTTTTCGCACGTTGTCCAGTTGGAATGAACTGGATGATGCAAAGTTGCAAGAAACCTTAACACGCTTTGAAAATAGACCCGTCAATACGCAAAAATTAATTTATGCACGACAACTCTTCGCGCGCGCTCTTGAAACACCTGGTGGCTTAAAAATTCAAACGATTCATGCTTTTTGTGAATCTCTTTTGCATCAATTTATGTTAGAAGCCAATATCGCAGGGCATTTTGAGCTCCCTGATGATATCAGTCGCAAAAAATTACAACAAGAATCCCGTCGCCAACTTTTAGCGCGTCGTGATGTACAACCTGCTTTGCAACAGTTACTTCAAGTTATTAGCGAACATACTTTTAATCAATTGCTCTATGAAGCCGTTGAAAAGCAACATAAACTCTCTAGTTTTTTATCGTCTCTTCTGTCTGAAAATGGAGAAGAAAAATTACGCGCGCTTTTTAACTTAGCGCCCAGTGAAACAAACCAATGCCTATTAGAACAAATTCAACAAACCGCACGTCTTCCTCTTTATGCTCTTAAGCATTGTGAAACCAATGGTAGTCAACGTCTGAAAGAGATGGTGGAAAAGTTTTCCCAATTGGGAGAGATGCATGATGAGACCAATATTCTCAAGATTGTCTCTGATATTTATTTTAAAACAAAAGGTGAGCCGCGTAATTTTTCACATTTATTTCGTAAAAAATCAGATGAAATTTGGCCTTTTATTCAACAAATGCTTGAAGATAAACAAAACAAGCTTTCTGTTCTTTTAGAAAAATATCAATGCGCAAAAGTTGCCACCCTCAATATGGCTGCTTTTCAGCTGTGTGCTGTTTATCTCGAAATCTATACCAATCTAAAAAAGGCCAATGGTTTGTTAGACTTTGACGACCTTATTGAGCGTACGCTTCATTTGTTACAGCGCAAAGGTGCAAGCCAATGGGTGCACTATAAACTTGATCAGGGGCTTGATCATATTCTACTTGATGAAGCACAAGACACCAACCCTGAGCAATGGCAAATTATTCAACTGTTGGCGCAAGAATTTTTCTCAGGGTATAGCCAACGAACAAATATACGGACTCTTTTTGCTGTTGGAGATGAAAAGCAATCTATTTATTCTTTTCAAGGTGCTGCTCCAGAAAATTTTGCTGTAAATGGGCGAATCATTCAAAAAAAAGTACAGCAAACAAATCAGCAATTTGAAAAAATACAACTGCATTATTCTTTTCGCTCGACAGCAGATGTTCTTAAAAGCGTTGATCTTGTTTTTGAAACACCAGAAAACTATAAAGGACTTTCGGCAGAAAATACAAAGACGGTGCATGAAGCTATTCGTGTTCATAGTCCCGGTGAGGTTGTTATATGGGATGCTATTTCCAAAGAAACAAGCGAATTTCCGCATGATTGGTATTTAAGCGTTGATCATTTAGATACCCCTGAAGTTCGTTTAGCAGAAAAAATTGCTGAAACGATTGCTGGCTGGTTGCAAAAAGGTGAAATGCTTCCAGCAAAGGGACGTTTAATACGGGCAAGTGATATTATGATCTTGGTCCGTAAACGTGATAAATTTGTCTCAGCTCTTTCCCGGGCTCTTAAACAGCTTAATATTCCAGTAGCAGGGGCTGATCGTTTACAACTTACCAAACATATTAGTATCCGCGATTTAATGGCGCTTGCACGTTTTGTTTTGCAGCCACAAGATGATCTTTCTCTTGCTTGCGTATTAAAAAGTCCCCTTTTTGCTTTTTGTGAAGAGGAACTCTATCAGCTTGCCGCACACCGCACCGGTTCTCTTTGGCAAAGCTTATCTACGCACGCATCATTGAAAGCGTCTTTTAAAGATGCTTTTGAAAAGCTGAATCATTATCGCTCTTTAGTGGATAAAATACCGGTTTTCGAGTTTTATAGCCATATTTTGAATAATGATAAGGGAAGACAAAAAATTCTATCTCGTTTAGGCTCTGAAGCCAATGATGTACTCGATGCTTTTATGGATTATACGCTTAACATTCAAAAAACAGGATTACCAGGATTACAAGCTTTTTTAGAAACATTAAGTGCAAGCGAACCAGAAATTAAACGTGAATTTGAACAAAACAATGAAGAAATTCGCATCATGACTGTTCATGCCGCAAAAGGACTAGAAGCTGCTGTTGTATTTTTGGTTGATCCTGGTAGTGCGATTTGGCACCCTCAGCATGCGCCTCATTTACTTAAAGTGTCTTTAGACAATGCACAAGAGAACGGACAACAAGCTTTTGTTTGGCGCCCCAATGAAAAGTTTGATACCAAACTCTCTAAAAAAGCAATTTCACATTTAAAAGAGCGTGCAGAAGAAGAGTATAGGCGCCTTCTTTATGTAGGAATGACACGCGCTGAAGATCGTTTATTTATTTGTGGATATAAAGGTAAAAAAACGCCCTCTGATACATGGCTACAACTGGTAAAAAACGCCCTTGAACCCCATGCGGTTGCTATAAAAGGCCCTACAGAAGATATTTCTGCTTGGCGTTATTGCATTACATCTTCTTCTGCGGCTCCTATAAACCAAGAAGTCGCTTTTGCTGAGAGTCAAGACTTACCACCTTTGCCTACTTTTTTCTCTCATAAAGTATCAGCAGAACCAGTGCTCCCAAAACCATTAAAACCCTCTCTCGCAAGCCTTTCCATTGAAGCTGATAGAGATCTTTCTTCAAACCCAAAACAACTTTTCACTTCACCTGTTTTAGGAGAAATAAACACCAACAGAGCTTTTTCCATTGAATATGGTCATCTCATTCACCGATTATTACAATATCTACCTGACTGCCCCCCACAAAAACGTCAAGATTATGCTCGAGACTATCTCAATATCAAAGCCTCTCATTGGGAGGAAAGCCAAAGAGAAGATGCTCTTCGCCATGTTTGGAAAATGTTAGATCATGTTTATCTCAAACCCCTCTTCTCTGAGCATTCACGTGCTGAGGTTCCTTTAATGGGTATTGTAAAAATTCGAGGAAAAGAACAAGTAGTTTCTGGTCAAATTGACCGTCTCTACATCACGCAAGACAGCATTATCTTTGCTGATTTTAAAACGGGATACCCACCAGAAAATGAAGCTGCTATTGCTCCTCATTATTGGTTGCAAATGGCTCTTTATCGAAAATTATTACAAGCTATTCATCCTGATAAAGATGTCCAAGCTCTGCTTGTCTACAGTAAAGAAGCTAAAATTTTTAAACTTCCTCCAGAAAAGCTTGAGGCATTTCTTAATGAAATTGCCTTATAA
- the trxA gene encoding thioredoxin, with translation MTCIKVDKDNFESEVLTSSIPVVVDFWAEWCGPCKMIAPILDEVSTEMQNQVKIAKVNIDENPELATQYGVRSIPTLLMFKNGNVSSNMVGATSKGRLSEWIKDGLS, from the coding sequence ATGACGTGTATAAAAGTTGATAAAGACAATTTTGAAAGTGAGGTTCTAACCTCTTCTATCCCTGTTGTGGTTGATTTTTGGGCAGAATGGTGCGGTCCCTGCAAAATGATTGCTCCAATTTTAGATGAAGTTTCAACGGAAATGCAAAATCAAGTTAAAATTGCTAAAGTAAATATTGATGAAAATCCGGAATTGGCGACCCAATATGGAGTACGCTCTATCCCTACATTATTGATGTTTAAAAACGGAAATGTCTCATCAAATATGGTTGGCGCTACCTCTAAAGGACGTCTTTCTGAGTGGATAAAAGATGGGCTTAGTTAA
- the tsaE gene encoding tRNA (adenosine(37)-N6)-threonylcarbamoyltransferase complex ATPase subunit type 1 TsaE: MNFDFFLENEEATKIFAKNLALSLKPGDLVTLQGDLGTGKSTIARTIIQTLANNDTMEVPSPTFTLVQSYQLPQFEIIHADLYRLSMVEEIDELGLHEEREKNILLVEWPERSADLLESATFALALHYKAQGRHVTLRSAQHSIERLQQSFAIPT, translated from the coding sequence ATGAACTTTGATTTTTTTCTTGAAAATGAAGAGGCAACAAAAATTTTTGCAAAAAATTTAGCCCTTTCTTTAAAGCCGGGGGATCTTGTAACGCTGCAAGGGGATCTTGGAACTGGAAAATCAACCATTGCACGCACAATCATCCAAACGCTTGCAAACAATGACACTATGGAGGTTCCAAGCCCTACTTTTACTCTTGTGCAAAGCTATCAACTTCCACAGTTTGAAATTATTCATGCTGATCTTTATCGCCTTTCTATGGTAGAGGAAATTGACGAATTAGGACTTCATGAAGAACGTGAGAAAAATATTTTACTCGTTGAATGGCCAGAGAGAAGTGCAGACCTTTTAGAGAGTGCCACTTTTGCACTCGCCTTACACTATAAAGCACAAGGACGTCATGTGACATTGAGATCGGCACAACATTCCATTGAACGTTTGCAACAATCTTTTGCAATTCCCACATAA
- a CDS encoding PAS domain-containing sensor histidine kinase has protein sequence MLSFGDHTPKEKAQKMIRICTYIFCLFFFFSPTRAVAQSLESYLPFSFTLPNGPWLLLALCGGISCASFFTCMAVIMHVKKTAQKPLKIIQTDFSEKLKYYEWLLEETEQFLLIWKNPTSLPRVVGGLSTLQRIGIDQKDFQRFELWVEENSLRELDYALTQLRCKCHPFELSITTTNNVLLQVTGVIAGTVAIARFQDISKQQSENTRLQKDIARLLTELRMQRNLLDLIQEPVWIKDCEGKVCFINRAFREMTDFREDSDEVGDLFNENTQRTTDETETIFQEHVHTVIDGERHRFHLTRLTTAEGMAAFARDDSAYENLAHELRYVLQSHCETLDQISTAVAIFDTNQKLKFCNHAFKVLWPLESSFLESEPSHTLFLERLREKGLIAEHPDWRTWKEELFKAYRQTESNQQIWNLPDGRTVRVVSNPHPQGGVTWLYENLTEKIDLERRYNTLIKIQGETLDKLSEGVVVFGADGRLRLSNPSLSKLWSLPYNLMVEGTHITQLKSHCSALTLGQEWDQFTKFITGFAEKRETFSGRIDLKNDMIIDYTLVPLPDGQTMLTFVNVTDTVHVARALQERNEALESADRLRNEFVQHVSYELRTPLTNIIGFSDILRDQIFGSINERQQEYLGHIHSESGTLLNIVNDILDLATLDAGIMELDIKPVNIADAMIQAVARVEDRLNGRHITLLQQISPSLNTISADEKRLHQIFVNVLSNALNFATEASTIEFCVDEQNDNIVFSVHNEGSDIPEDILDRIFKRFSSHSHHGGRAGAGLGLSLVKSFVELHGGHVEILTGFGKGTTVKCFFPLPKGDKIF, from the coding sequence GTGCTCAGCTTTGGTGACCATACCCCCAAAGAAAAAGCTCAGAAAATGATTCGAATCTGTACATATATATTTTGCCTTTTTTTCTTTTTTTCTCCAACACGCGCTGTTGCTCAGTCGTTGGAGAGTTATTTACCGTTTTCCTTCACTTTGCCCAATGGTCCATGGCTGCTTTTAGCGCTGTGTGGAGGAATTTCTTGTGCTTCGTTTTTTACGTGCATGGCTGTTATTATGCACGTAAAAAAAACAGCCCAGAAACCTTTGAAGATAATTCAGACAGATTTTTCTGAGAAACTTAAATATTATGAATGGCTTCTGGAAGAAACCGAACAATTCCTTCTTATTTGGAAAAATCCAACATCTTTGCCTCGTGTCGTTGGTGGCCTTTCCACATTGCAAAGAATAGGCATTGATCAGAAAGATTTTCAACGTTTTGAACTCTGGGTTGAAGAAAACTCTTTACGAGAACTTGATTATGCGTTGACTCAACTGCGTTGTAAATGTCATCCTTTTGAGCTTTCTATAACCACTACAAATAATGTGCTGCTACAAGTTACAGGGGTTATCGCAGGGACAGTCGCTATTGCTCGTTTTCAAGATATCTCTAAACAGCAGAGCGAAAATACTCGTTTACAGAAAGATATTGCCCGCCTTCTTACTGAACTGAGAATGCAGCGTAATCTTCTTGATCTCATTCAAGAGCCTGTATGGATAAAAGATTGCGAAGGAAAAGTTTGTTTTATCAATCGCGCCTTTAGAGAAATGACAGACTTTCGTGAAGATAGTGATGAAGTGGGCGATCTTTTCAATGAAAACACACAACGCACAACAGATGAAACAGAAACAATTTTTCAAGAACATGTTCATACCGTTATTGATGGTGAACGGCACCGTTTTCACCTCACACGTCTCACAACAGCTGAAGGGATGGCTGCTTTCGCACGTGATGACAGCGCCTATGAAAATCTTGCTCATGAATTAAGATATGTTCTTCAAAGCCATTGTGAAACCCTTGACCAAATTTCAACAGCTGTAGCTATTTTTGATACAAACCAAAAATTAAAATTTTGCAATCACGCTTTTAAAGTTTTATGGCCATTAGAAAGTTCCTTTTTAGAAAGTGAACCAAGCCATACATTATTTCTTGAACGTTTACGTGAAAAAGGGCTCATTGCTGAACATCCTGATTGGCGCACGTGGAAAGAAGAACTTTTTAAAGCCTATCGGCAAACAGAATCGAACCAACAAATTTGGAATCTTCCAGATGGTCGTACGGTACGTGTTGTCTCGAATCCTCATCCACAAGGAGGTGTCACGTGGCTTTATGAAAATCTTACAGAAAAAATTGATCTTGAGCGCCGTTATAATACACTTATTAAAATACAAGGTGAAACACTTGATAAACTTTCCGAAGGTGTGGTCGTTTTTGGTGCTGATGGACGCCTTCGTTTATCGAATCCTTCCCTGTCGAAATTGTGGTCGCTTCCTTATAATTTAATGGTAGAAGGAACCCATATTACGCAGTTAAAAAGCCATTGCTCAGCCTTAACCTTGGGGCAAGAGTGGGATCAATTTACTAAATTCATTACTGGTTTTGCTGAAAAACGCGAAACATTTTCGGGTCGTATAGATCTTAAAAATGATATGATTATTGACTATACTTTGGTCCCTCTTCCCGATGGACAAACGATGCTTACTTTTGTAAATGTTACAGATACTGTCCATGTTGCACGTGCTCTTCAAGAAAGAAATGAAGCCTTAGAAAGTGCAGATCGTTTACGTAATGAATTTGTTCAACATGTTTCCTATGAATTGCGCACACCTCTCACCAATATTATTGGATTTTCCGATATTTTACGGGATCAAATTTTCGGCTCTATCAATGAACGTCAACAAGAATATCTTGGGCATATTCATTCAGAATCAGGAACTCTTCTAAATATTGTTAATGATATTCTTGATCTTGCCACTCTTGATGCAGGCATTATGGAGTTAGACATAAAACCAGTTAACATTGCCGATGCGATGATACAAGCAGTAGCACGTGTAGAAGATCGCCTTAATGGACGCCATATTACGCTTTTACAACAAATTTCTCCTTCCTTAAACACTATTTCTGCTGACGAAAAACGCTTACATCAAATTTTTGTGAATGTTCTAAGTAATGCACTTAATTTTGCAACGGAGGCGAGCACTATTGAATTTTGTGTCGATGAACAAAATGATAACATCGTCTTTAGCGTTCACAATGAGGGCTCTGACATCCCTGAAGACATTCTTGATCGTATTTTTAAACGTTTTTCTTCTCATTCACACCATGGCGGGCGTGCGGGAGCGGGACTTGGTCTTTCGCTTGTGAAAAGTTTCGTTGAACTACATGGTGGACATGTTGAAATTCTTACCGGTTTTGGAAAAGGAACAACCGTTAAATGTTTTTTTCCTCTCCCAAAAGGAGATAAGATTTTTTAA